In Capsicum annuum cultivar UCD-10X-F1 chromosome 11, UCD10Xv1.1, whole genome shotgun sequence, one genomic interval encodes:
- the LOC107848384 gene encoding GDT1-like protein 4, which yields MSLSVAQGFTKSLAMTVLSEIGDKTFFAAAILAMRHPRRLVLSGCLGALIVMTILSAVVGWAAPNLISRKWTHHITTLLFLGFGVWSLWDAFHDGDDEELAEVEAQLDADLKANGGATKEKNQDSDDLKKQRRPLLAQFFSPIFLKAFSITFFGEWGDKSQLATIGLAADENPLGVVLGGILGQALCTTAAVLGGKSLASSISERIVALAGGFLFIVFGIQSILSPVE from the exons ATGAGTCTTTCTGTGGCACAG GGTTTTACGAAGTCACTAGCGATGACTGTACTGTCTGAGATCGGAGACAAGACTTTCTTCGCCGCGgcg ATCTTGGCTATGCGTCATCCTAGGAGACTCGTCTTATCAGGTTGCCTTGGGGCTTTAATT GTAATGACCATTCTGTCCGCCGTCGTTGGTTGGGCTGCTCCCAACTTG ATCTCCCGTAAATGGACCCATCATATTACAACACTGCTGTTCTTGGGATTTGGAGTATGGTCTTTGTGGGACGCATTCCACGATGG GGACGATGAGGAGTTGGCTGAAGTTGAAGCACAGCTG GACGCTGATCTAAAAGCTAATGGTGGAGCAACTAAGGAGAAGAATCAG GATTCTGACGATTTAAAGAAGCAGAGGCGGCCTCTTCTCGCTCAATTCTTCTCACCCATCTTTCTGAAG GCATTTTCAATTACCTTCTTTGGTGAATGGGGTGACAAGAGCCAG CTTGCTACCATTGGTTTGGCTGCCGATGAGAATCCACTAGGAGTTGTTCTTGGCGGAATACT GGGACAAGCTTTATGTACTACAGCTGCTGTCCTAGGAGGAAAAAGCCTCGCATCTTCAATATCCGAGAGAATA GTGGCACTTGCTGGTGGATTTCTATTCATTGTTTTCGGAATTCAGTCCATCCTTTCACCAGTCGAGTAA
- the LOC107848553 gene encoding lysine histidine transporter-like 6 translates to MVSSSPPPAPKEVPSDEKWGEEGPPREAKWWYSTFHTVTAMVGAGVLSLPYAMAYLGWGPGTVVMILSWCITLNTMWQMIQLHECVPGVRFDRYKDLGKHVFGPKLGAWIVLPQQLIVQVGCDIVYMVTGGKCLQKFMEIACTNCTRIKQSYWICIFGAIHFFLSQLPNFNSVSGVSLAAAIMSLSYSTIAWVGCVSKGRVPNVSYAYKKTTPIDSMFRVFNALGQVSFAYAGHAVVLEIQATIPSTPEKPSKVPMWKGAVWAYFVNALCYFPVAFIGYWAFGQDVKDNVLVGLARPSWLIAAANLMVVVHVIGSYQVYAMPIFDLVEQKLVNTWNFPPGILLRFIVRTTYVGLTLFLGVTFPFFGDLLGFFGGFGFAPTSYFLPCIMWLKVKKPRRFSTSWLINWACIFIGVFIMIASTVGGLRNIVADSSTYEFYS, encoded by the exons ATGGTTTCATCTTCTCCTCCACCAGCTCCAAAG GAAGTTCCATCAGATGAGAAATGGGGAGAAGAGGGACCCCCTCGCGAAGCGAAATGGTGGTATTCAACTTTCCATACTGTTACTGCAATGGTTGGTGCTGGTGTTCTTAGTCTGCCTTATGCCATGGCTTACTTAGGATG GGGTCCAGGGACAGTAGTGATGATCTTATCATGGTGTATAACGTTGAACACAATGTGGCAAATGATTCAGCTCCATGAATGTGTGCCCGGGGTTCGTTTCGATCGATACAAGGATCTTGGAAAACATGTTTTTGGACCAAAACTTGGGGCATGGATAGTGCTTCCACAACAAttgattgttcaagttggttGTGACATTGTGTACATGGTTACTGGTGGAAAGTGCTTGCAGAAATTCATGGAGATTGCTTGTACTAATTGCACCAGAATTAAACAATCCTATTGGATTTGCATCTTTGGTGCCATTCATTTCTTTCTCTCACAGTTGCCAAATTTCAATTCTGTTTCTGGTGTTTCATTAGCTGCTGCAATCATGTCACTAAG CTATTCAACTATAGCATGGGTTGGCTGTGTAAGCAAAGGCAGAGTCCCTAACGTGAGCTACGCGTACAAGAAGACAACTCCAATAGACTCCATGTTCCGCGTCTTCAACGCGCTAGGCCAAGTTTCATTTGCCTATGCAGGGCACGCCGTGGTCCTTGAGATACAAGCTACAATTCCATCAACACCTGAAAAGCCTTCAAAAGTACCAATGTGGAAAGGTGCTGTATGGGCTTATTTTGTCAATGCCCTCTGCTATTTCCCTGTTGCATTCATCGGCTACTGGGCGTTTGGCCAAGATGTCAAGGACAACGTGCTCGTGGGACTTGCAAGGCCATCCTGGCTTATTGCAGCTGCTAACTTAATGGTGGTTGTTCATGTCATAGGCAGCTATCAG GTTTATGCTATGCCAATATTTGATCTGGTGGAGCAAAAATTGGTGAATACATGGAATTTCCCACCTGGTATACTGCTGAGATTCATCGTTCGTACTACATACGTTG GTTTGACTTTGTTTCTTGGTGTAACATTCCCTTTCTTTGGTGATCTTCTTGGTTTCTTTGGGGGATTTGGTTTTGCTCCTACTTCTTACTTT CTACCTTGCATAATGTGGCTTAAGGTCAAGAAACCAAGAAGATTTAGTACCTCATGGTTGATAAATTGG gcATGCATATTTATTGGAGTATTCATTATGATAGCTTCAACAGTTGGTGGATTGAGAAATATTGTTGCTGATTCTTCCACTTATGAATTTTATTCATGA
- the LOC107847611 gene encoding mediator of RNA polymerase II transcription subunit 25 isoform X5 encodes MYQVFSSHNGSQTQQNADGQRHCILVAASKPYLLPTAVTQILKQRGIIEHTSNVVLADAETVAKAFPRCSVSLSVICPRKLPKLRAIYNAGKRNSQTADPPVDTSKNPNFLVLISEDFSEACAAFSDTEMESLASNQSLVEMDTSSVPPVSGPTATSNPSVMNQQPISAGSIPAAMVNIEPLMVTSVSGPAPPRIPTSQVAAVSQSGLPISVFEEMVPDNENTKPTTPIVSVMTQSLGPFTGAAANIVILNGVTSAIPAAPSVLISGQQGVTSMTGFDPFGRTSQIAQTPVTVLTSGQLGVTSMSGFAPCARTDPINQNSIPESLTSMAPSTSGNSNLCISQLLSNIQGGTGAGNQTTPVMSEGNLPRCQIMQSGIGMHPNVPSEMGTGMRSGIGTMMPNPERTQQGQPRILPLGRNNSAEAHMSGNSNPCISPLLSNNHRDIGAGSQTAPVMIENFPRSQMMQSRRGRHQNVPRGMGTGILSGIGTMMPTPRMTRQGQSGILPLGRNNTGEANMSLSHQQTSVTFPLAQSSYVKFWEGDLYVPRLSEPVVRLQGYMRASASESLAANWPPTMLIEHVISEEHMNERVRPRTERTNLLVFLSMGPHALFNQLQEGNQSAVISLPSQRLILEVSDETTRLNGFLLPSENTVLRPTTPNQQMRATPRPQLQQQQRAQPLLEQLHNYRISDHCLHNRQG; translated from the exons atgtaccag GTGTTTTCTTCACACAATGGAAGTCAAACTCAACAAAATGCTGATGGGCAAAGACATTGCATACTTGTTGCTGCAAGTAAACCTTATCTGTTGCCTACAGCAGTTACTCAAATTCTGAAGCAGAGGGGAATCATTGAACATACCAGTAATGTTGTACTAGCTGATGCTGAGACAGTTGCAAAGGCATTTCCTCGG TGCTCTGTTTCCCTCTCTGTTATATGTCCAAGGAAACTTCCGAAATTAAGAGCAATATATAATGCG GGAAAACGTAATTCGCAAACAGCTGACCCGCCCGTTGATACGTCTAAGAATCCGAATTTTCTTGTATTAATTTCTGAAGATTTCAGCGAGGCTTGTGCTGCTTTCAGTGACACTGAAATGGAAAGTTTGGCATCAAACCAGAGCCTGGTTGAAATGGATACGTCTTCGGTGCCTCCAGTTTCCGGGCCAACAGCAACTTCTAATCCATCAG ttatgaatcaacaaccaatttCAGCTGGAAGTATTCCTGCTGCAATGGTAAATATT GAGCCCCTCATGGTAACCTCTGTTAGTGGACCTGCACCTCCACGGATTCCTACTTCTCAAGTCGCCGCCGTCTCACAAAGTGGTTTGCCTATTTCTGTTTTTGAGGAGATGGTCCCGGATAATGAAAATACTAAGCCAACAACACCTATTGTCAGTGTGATGACACAGTCCTTAGGTCCATTTACTGGTGCAGCTGCAAATATTGTAATATTGAATGGAGTGACTTCTGCTATACCTGCTGCTCCATCTGTATTAATATCTGGGCAACAAGGTGTCACATCAATGACTGGGTTTGATCCATTTGGCAGAACTAGTCAGATAGCTCAAACCCCTGTTACTGTATTAACGTCCGGGCAACTAGGTGTCACATCAATGAGTGGGTTTGCTCCATGTGCCAGAACTGATCCGATAAATCAAAACTCCATTCCTGAATCACTAACTTCAATGGCTCCCAGTACGTCTGGGAATTCAAACCTTTGTATTTCCCAACTGTTGAGTAATATCCAAGGAGGCACTGGTGCAGGCAATCAAACAACACCTGTAATGAGTGAAGGTAATCTTCCTAGGTGTCAAATTATGCAAAGCGGAATAGGCATGCACCCGAATGTGCCAAGTGAAATGGGTACCGGTATGCGTTCGGGAATTGGCACTATGATGCCTAATCCAGAGAGGACTCAACAAGGACAGCCTAGAATATTGCCTCTTGGCAGGAATAACAGTGCAGAGGCTCACATGTCTGGGAATTCAAACCCTTGCATTTCCCCATTGTTGAGTAATAACCATCGAGACATTGGTGCGGGTAGTCAAACAGCACCTGTAATGATTGAAAATTTTCCTAGGTCTCAAATGATGCAAAGTAGGAGAGGCAGGCACCAGAATGTGCCGAGGGGAATGGGTACTGGTATCCTTTCGGGAATTGGCACGATGATGCCTACTCCGAGGATGACTCGACAAGGACAGTCTGGAATATTGCCTCTTGGCAGGAATAACACTGGAGAGGCTAACATGTCTCTATCTCATCAGCAAACATCGGTTACATTTCCATTAGCCCAATCAAGTTACGTCAAATTCTGGGAG GGGGACTTATATGTACCGAGATTGAGTGAACCTGTTGTGAGACTACAG GGCTACATGAGAGCTTCAGCTTCTGAATC GCTTGCTGCAAATTGGCCCCCAACAATGCTAATTGAGCACGTAATTTCTGAAGAGCATATGAATGAACG TGTTAGGCCGCGCACTGAAAGGACAAATCTTCTAGTTTTTTTGTCAATGGGACCGCATGCACTTTTTAACCAGCTGCAAGAAGGGAACCAA AGTGCAGTAATTTCACTACCATCACAGAGACTGATCCTCGAAGTTTCTGATGAGACTACCCGCTTAAATGGATTTCTTTTGCCTTCTGAG AACACGGTGTTGAGGCCAACGACACCCAATCAGCAGATGCGAGCAACACCTCGTCCTCAATTACAGCAGCAGCAGCGAGCACAGCCGCTGCTGGAGCAACTGCACAACTACAGGATCAGCGACCACTGCTTGCACAACCGTCAAGGCTGA